A stretch of the Candidatus Omnitrophota bacterium genome encodes the following:
- a CDS encoding GGDEF domain-containing protein has protein sequence MRTDTLTGFFLREHLEPFLQEQFLTTKIANTTFTIALIDLDRFKRFNDRYGHQFGDEVLKYFSGTIKLTLRDTIFFIFRYGGDEFIVVFPEKTPKEVHSILTKFRHNLRYRPFLAQNRLYHIRMSCGIAAGMHDAKTPAELIKKADEAMYYAKRHGRNSITHADQIFCLRLVNFIAAIISGTFIVLSILIASNIFSVNIESTLTYIVNKIQSVGKTPIKKNPLSHKNSPTARQETCDIVILKNGGIFEGKIITETQEKIIFNLYMANGEGMATFYKKEIEQIKHDQPRISGSP, from the coding sequence ATGCGCACAGACACATTAACCGGCTTTTTCCTAAGAGAACACCTTGAGCCTTTCCTGCAAGAACAATTCTTAACCACTAAGATTGCCAATACAACCTTTACCATCGCCTTAATTGACCTGGATCGCTTCAAAAGATTCAATGACCGCTATGGCCACCAATTCGGCGATGAAGTCTTAAAGTATTTCTCCGGCACAATAAAACTAACCCTGCGCGATACCATATTCTTTATTTTCCGCTATGGCGGAGACGAATTTATCGTTGTATTCCCGGAGAAAACCCCTAAAGAAGTCCATTCTATACTTACAAAATTCCGGCATAACCTGCGTTACCGGCCATTCCTGGCTCAAAATCGGCTATACCACATAAGAATGAGCTGCGGCATTGCCGCTGGAATGCATGACGCCAAAACTCCGGCAGAGCTTATCAAGAAAGCCGATGAAGCAATGTATTACGCGAAGCGCCACGGAAGAAATTCCATTACCCACGCTGATCAAATCTTCTGTCTTCGCTTAGTCAACTTTATCGCGGCAATCATAAGCGGAACATTTATAGTTTTAAGCATCCTTATTGCTTCTAACATTTTCTCTGTAAACATTGAAAGCACGCTGACTTATATAGTAAATAAAATACAGTCCGTTGGAAAAACGCCTATTAAAAAGAATCCGCTTTCGCACAAAAATTCACCAACAGCTCGGCAAGAAACCTGTGATATCGTTATCTTAAAAAACGGCGGGATATTCGAAGGCAAAATCATCACCGAAACCCAAGAAAAAATTATCTTTAACCTCTATATGGCCAACGGCGAAGGCATGGCTACTTTTTATAAAAAAGAAATAGAACAGATAAAACACGACCAGCCCCGCATATCCGGCTCTCCTTAA
- a CDS encoding Maf and M48 domain-containing protein gives MRDIYLASNSRPRKKLLKIFGLKFKVLPVNVKEDKKPRGKSYSGLVQRNALKKARAAAEKVQNAVIIAADTITVQDGKIFGKPKNIIAAKRMLKKLSLKPQWVYTGLALIDKSENNSKVFVGVEKTKVYMDKLTDQDIKNYFTHTSPLDKAGSFDIQGRGAFFIRKIEGCFYNVVGLPIRKLYQMLRKSGVIVFLLLGGIFIAGCTTEYNIATKQEETYFYSTDKEVAMGDSIAKQIEKEYKPVNDPLMQKRVEDIGEKIAAVCDRKDIIYHFIVLDEDEVNAVSLPGGHVYIFRGLIEKATDDDQLAGVIAHEVGHIVARHSIKKLQGSQIYTVFRVLLAQAAAEGSGVAADQAFTELMLGYSREDELLADQLAARYAKLAGYDPKGMIAFLGKLEDINKRRPPREYSYYKTHPYVPDRIRVVKEELGEKITFDDYINIEQKPHGK, from the coding sequence ATGAGAGATATATATTTAGCTTCTAATTCAAGGCCAAGAAAAAAGTTGTTAAAGATTTTTGGCCTGAAATTCAAGGTCTTGCCGGTAAACGTTAAGGAAGACAAAAAACCGCGCGGTAAATCCTATTCAGGCCTTGTCCAGCGCAACGCCTTAAAAAAAGCCAGGGCCGCGGCAGAAAAAGTGCAAAACGCAGTAATTATCGCAGCCGATACTATTACTGTTCAAGATGGTAAAATATTCGGTAAGCCTAAAAATATCATTGCAGCAAAGAGGATGCTGAAAAAACTTTCTTTAAAGCCGCAGTGGGTTTATACCGGCCTGGCGCTTATTGATAAAAGTGAGAATAATTCCAAGGTTTTTGTCGGTGTTGAGAAAACAAAAGTCTATATGGATAAATTAACTGACCAGGATATAAAGAATTATTTTACTCATACTTCGCCATTAGACAAGGCAGGAAGTTTTGATATCCAGGGGAGAGGCGCTTTCTTTATCCGTAAAATAGAAGGGTGTTTTTATAATGTTGTAGGGCTTCCCATAAGAAAACTTTATCAAATGTTGAGAAAGTCAGGCGTGATTGTTTTTCTTTTGTTGGGGGGTATTTTTATCGCAGGCTGCACTACCGAATACAACATCGCCACCAAACAGGAAGAAACCTATTTTTACTCTACGGACAAGGAAGTGGCAATGGGCGACTCTATTGCCAAGCAGATTGAGAAAGAATATAAACCTGTGAATGATCCTTTAATGCAAAAAAGGGTTGAAGATATTGGAGAGAAGATCGCCGCGGTCTGTGACAGAAAAGATATAATCTATCATTTTATCGTATTGGATGAAGATGAAGTAAACGCGGTTTCCCTTCCTGGTGGGCATGTTTATATTTTCCGCGGACTGATAGAAAAAGCAACCGATGATGATCAACTGGCAGGAGTTATCGCCCATGAAGTCGGCCATATTGTTGCCCGGCACAGCATCAAGAAATTACAGGGAAGCCAAATTTATACTGTGTTCAGGGTGTTATTAGCACAAGCTGCGGCTGAAGGTTCCGGGGTAGCCGCGGACCAGGCCTTTACAGAATTAATGCTTGGTTATTCGCGCGAAGATGAACTTTTAGCGGATCAGTTAGCTGCGCGCTACGCTAAATTAGCTGGGTATGACCCCAAAGGGATGATTGCCTTCTTGGGTAAGCTGGAGGACATAAATAAACGCCGGCCGCCTCGAGAATACAGCTATTACAAAACTCACCCTTATGTGCCTGATCGGATTCGCGTGGTTAAGGAAGAATTAGGGGAGAAAATCACCTTTGATGATTATATCAATATTGAACAAAAGCCACATGGCAAATGA
- a CDS encoding NAD(P)/FAD-dependent oxidoreductase gives MSNSEIIVIGAGPAGLMASIRASELGAKVILIEKNKHPAQKILLSGKGRCNLTNSIPMEDFIPKFFHGGDFLRDAFKKFSNQDLMQFFEKLGVKLKVERQERVFPRSNSAKSIWDTLLSQVCDRKIRFILNRTVEGIQIKDGRPELVILSGKEFLPAQKVILATGGVSYPATGSTGDGIRIAGKLAHRIEPLRPSLVPLELKKGYPVILQGLSLENIRIKFTQGAKNILSEIGDLLFTHKGISGPLVVTLSDRIVLWLEKKEPVFVHIDLKPALSYEILDKRMLRELGQNNRTSLRNIMKSLLPLRLVDVFLEMNSIDASKKASYVTQKERARIVQVLKDFSFEVSSAGTFDEAMVTRGGVSLKDINPKNMESRLIKGLYFAGEIMDVHADTGGFNLQAAFSTGYLAGESAAISCQPLAVS, from the coding sequence ATGTCTAATTCAGAAATTATTGTTATTGGCGCTGGGCCTGCAGGCCTTATGGCAAGTATCCGCGCCAGCGAACTTGGCGCCAAGGTTATTTTAATAGAAAAAAACAAGCATCCCGCCCAGAAAATACTTTTAAGCGGCAAAGGAAGATGCAATCTTACCAATTCTATCCCGATGGAAGATTTTATCCCTAAGTTTTTTCATGGAGGGGATTTTCTGCGCGATGCCTTTAAGAAATTCTCCAACCAAGACCTAATGCAGTTTTTTGAAAAACTCGGGGTAAAACTAAAAGTAGAGCGTCAGGAACGTGTTTTCCCAAGGAGTAATTCTGCAAAAAGTATCTGGGATACTCTTTTAAGCCAGGTATGCGATAGAAAAATAAGATTTATCCTGAACAGGACCGTGGAAGGCATCCAGATTAAAGATGGCAGGCCAGAATTAGTGATTCTTTCCGGAAAAGAATTTCTGCCAGCGCAGAAGGTAATTCTTGCTACAGGGGGAGTTTCCTATCCTGCTACTGGCTCAACTGGAGATGGCATACGCATAGCTGGAAAATTAGCTCACCGTATAGAGCCGCTAAGGCCAAGTTTAGTTCCGTTAGAATTAAAAAAAGGGTATCCTGTTATTTTACAGGGGTTAAGCCTTGAGAATATCAGGATAAAATTCACTCAAGGGGCAAAAAATATCCTTTCAGAAATCGGGGATTTGCTTTTTACGCATAAAGGCATTTCCGGGCCATTGGTTGTTACCTTAAGCGACAGGATTGTTTTGTGGCTGGAAAAAAAAGAGCCGGTTTTTGTGCACATAGATTTAAAGCCAGCCTTAAGTTATGAAATCCTGGATAAGCGCATGTTAAGAGAATTAGGGCAGAATAATCGCACCAGCTTACGCAATATTATGAAATCGTTGCTGCCTTTAAGATTAGTGGATGTGTTCTTAGAGATGAACTCCATTGATGCTTCTAAAAAGGCCAGTTACGTTACTCAAAAAGAGCGCGCGCGCATTGTTCAGGTTTTGAAAGATTTTTCTTTTGAAGTGTCTTCTGCCGGTACTTTTGATGAGGCAATGGTGACAAGGGGGGGCGTGTCATTAAAGGATATCAACCCTAAGAATATGGAATCGCGCCTTATTAAGGGATTATATTTTGCCGGCGAAATCATGGATGTGCATGCCGATACAGGAGGCTTTAACCTGCAGGCGGCTTTTTCTACCGGATATTTAGCAGGAGAATCAGCAGCTATCAGCTGTCAGCCATTAGCCGTCAGCTAA
- the pyrE gene encoding orotate phosphoribosyltransferase, protein MNQLKKELLALLKKEAFKTGNFVLSSGKTSTYYLDGRVITLTPEGAYLVASIIMELIHDQNIDAVGGPTLGADPIVGALACFSYIKDHPIKTFIVRKAAKEHGAKRQIEGPALKKGARVIVVDDVATTGKAVIEAKEALDKEGIEIVKAVVIVDRNEGAVENLKQAGIKLESIFTIEDLLR, encoded by the coding sequence ATGAATCAATTGAAAAAAGAATTACTCGCGCTTCTTAAGAAAGAGGCGTTTAAGACTGGGAACTTTGTTTTGTCTTCCGGTAAGACCAGCACCTATTATTTAGACGGCAGGGTGATTACTCTTACCCCAGAAGGCGCGTATTTGGTTGCAAGTATCATCATGGAACTTATCCATGATCAAAATATTGATGCTGTTGGAGGCCCGACTTTAGGGGCAGACCCGATTGTCGGAGCTCTGGCATGCTTCAGCTATATAAAGGATCACCCCATAAAAACTTTTATCGTGCGTAAGGCGGCTAAAGAACATGGCGCCAAGCGTCAAATTGAGGGTCCGGCCCTTAAAAAAGGTGCCCGGGTAATCGTAGTTGATGATGTGGCCACAACCGGCAAGGCGGTTATTGAAGCTAAAGAGGCCTTGGATAAAGAAGGCATTGAAATCGTAAAAGCGGTTGTTATTGTTGACAGAAATGAAGGAGCTGTTGAAAACTTAAAACAAGCGGGGATTAAATTAGAATCCATTTTTACGATAGAAGATTTATTGAGGTAA
- a CDS encoding ComF family protein: MLKKAFSNLVDLIYPRVCLACAKKLPASAKEETYLCGPCTNKIKRNRPPFCHCCGKHLNEKSLHKNLCVTCLKMPLYFDRAFSPYIYEDILKTLIHKFKYQRKDYLGGFLSSMLLDFIQDYDLPIAYLDLIIPIPLHKAKLREREFNQAEVLAKGISHRFNKPMDTFILTRRTNTKSQTALDHEKRFQNIRGNFALESHSSVEGKNILLVDDVLTTGATCSEAARILKEKGAGVVFVLTLAS; the protein is encoded by the coding sequence ATGCTTAAGAAAGCATTCAGCAACCTAGTGGATTTGATTTACCCCCGGGTATGCTTAGCTTGCGCCAAGAAACTGCCTGCCAGCGCAAAAGAAGAAACCTACCTATGCGGGCCTTGTACCAATAAAATCAAAAGAAACAGGCCTCCTTTCTGCCATTGTTGCGGGAAACATTTAAATGAGAAAAGTTTGCATAAAAACCTCTGCGTTACCTGCCTTAAAATGCCTCTTTATTTTGACCGCGCTTTTAGCCCCTATATCTATGAAGATATCTTAAAAACCTTAATCCATAAATTCAAATACCAGCGCAAAGACTATCTGGGCGGCTTTTTATCCAGTATGCTGCTTGACTTTATCCAAGATTATGACTTGCCAATTGCCTATTTAGACCTTATAATACCAATTCCGTTACATAAAGCTAAATTAAGAGAACGCGAGTTTAATCAAGCAGAAGTTTTGGCAAAAGGCATATCCCATAGGTTTAATAAGCCCATGGATACTTTTATCTTAACGCGCCGGACAAATACTAAAAGCCAAACCGCTCTTGATCATGAGAAAAGATTTCAGAACATCCGGGGGAACTTCGCTTTAGAAAGCCATTCCTCCGTAGAAGGAAAGAATATCCTTCTGGTGGATGATGTCCTAACAACCGGAGCGACCTGTTCGGAAGCCGCGCGAATTTTAAAAGAAAAAGGCGCTGGAGTAGTCTTTGTTTTAACCTTGGCCAGCTAA